In Vibrio marisflavi CECT 7928, the following are encoded in one genomic region:
- a CDS encoding Tim44 domain-containing protein — protein MKRFLSLVAILMVTVVTAQVAEAKKFGGGRSFGKSFKTAPAPKQQNLNTNSVGKNQAGAAKSSSKKGLMGGLLGGLLAGGLLAAMFGGAFDGIQFMDILIFGLIAFIIFKLVRGMLGAKQGSINQHRQQPAFGGAPEPKFEPANERNFEQGSGSSTTSGGFGAATDVPHNFAPGFDQVAFVDGAREHYRILQGAWNFNQLEKIEEYVSPSLFEDLKAERAKLQGEQHTDVMYVDAEIVRADYDSEKAQISLQFSGRYKDAAENIEEDIEDLWHLERDLTKPNAPWLIVGIQG, from the coding sequence ATGAAACGGTTTTTATCCCTTGTAGCGATCCTTATGGTGACAGTCGTTACAGCTCAAGTTGCGGAAGCTAAAAAGTTTGGCGGAGGTCGTTCTTTCGGCAAAAGTTTTAAAACAGCGCCTGCTCCGAAACAACAGAATTTGAATACCAATAGTGTCGGTAAAAACCAGGCGGGAGCTGCAAAAAGCTCAAGCAAAAAAGGTTTAATGGGCGGCTTGCTTGGTGGTTTGCTGGCTGGTGGCCTTTTAGCTGCAATGTTTGGCGGTGCTTTTGATGGTATCCAGTTCATGGATATTCTTATTTTTGGTTTGATTGCTTTCATAATCTTCAAGCTAGTGCGCGGTATGCTTGGAGCTAAGCAGGGCAGTATTAATCAGCATCGACAGCAGCCAGCCTTCGGTGGAGCGCCAGAACCAAAGTTTGAGCCTGCAAATGAGAGAAACTTCGAGCAAGGCTCAGGTAGCTCAACGACTAGTGGTGGTTTTGGCGCAGCAACAGATGTTCCGCATAACTTTGCACCGGGTTTTGATCAGGTTGCATTTGTTGATGGTGCAAGAGAGCACTATCGCATCCTGCAAGGTGCGTGGAACTTTAACCAGCTTGAGAAGATTGAAGAGTATGTCTCTCCAAGCTTGTTTGAAGACCTAAAAGCAGAGCGAGCAAAACTGCAAGGTGAGCAGCATACGGATGTGATGTACGTAGATGCTGAAATTGTACGTGCAGATTACGACTCAGAAAAAGCGCAAATCAGTTTGCAATTCAGCGGTCGTTATAAAGATGCGGCAGAGAATATCGAAGAAGATATTGAAGACTTGTGGCACCTTGAAAGAGATTTAACTAAGCCAAATGCACCTTGGTTGATTGTTGGAATCCAAGGCTAA
- a CDS encoding PLP-dependent cysteine synthase family protein — translation MTTSKNWTNHAISKIAADFQRSADTHLIKLELPSISGIDIYLKDESTHPTGSLKHRLARSLFLYSICNGWVGPETTIIESSSGSTAVSEAYFARLLNLPFIAVVPKRTAAKKIEQIEFYGGKAHFVEHSDQIYAESKRLAKELNGHYMDQFTYAEKATDWRGNNNIANSIFEQMAMEEHKIPSWIVMSAGTGGTSATIGRFIRYQQHNTQLCVVDPENSVFHQFYQTGDTAITSNVGSKIEGIGRPRVEPSFIPGVIDEMRSIPDAASIATIHWLKNIIGRKVGASTGTNLYGALQLASEMKTKGQRGSIVTLLCDSGERYLDTYYNSEWIKQNIGNLEGYPKKLQEFEVSGLLTA, via the coding sequence ATGACTACCAGTAAGAATTGGACTAACCATGCCATAAGTAAAATAGCAGCAGACTTTCAACGCTCGGCAGATACACATTTAATTAAGCTGGAACTCCCGTCTATCAGCGGCATCGATATTTACCTCAAAGATGAGAGCACACATCCAACCGGCTCATTGAAGCACAGATTAGCTCGTTCGCTATTTTTATACTCCATTTGTAATGGATGGGTTGGACCTGAAACCACCATTATCGAATCTTCATCCGGCAGCACTGCCGTGTCTGAAGCCTACTTTGCAAGATTGCTCAACCTACCGTTCATCGCTGTGGTGCCAAAACGTACTGCTGCAAAAAAAATTGAACAAATAGAATTTTATGGCGGAAAAGCACACTTTGTCGAACATTCAGACCAAATTTACGCTGAGTCGAAAAGACTTGCCAAAGAGCTGAACGGCCATTACATGGATCAGTTTACCTATGCTGAAAAAGCGACAGACTGGCGCGGCAACAACAACATTGCTAACTCAATATTTGAGCAAATGGCAATGGAAGAGCACAAGATACCAAGTTGGATAGTAATGAGCGCAGGTACTGGCGGTACTTCAGCTACAATCGGCCGCTTCATTCGTTACCAGCAACACAATACTCAACTCTGCGTTGTAGACCCTGAAAACTCTGTTTTCCATCAATTTTATCAAACAGGTGATACAGCAATTACTTCAAACGTTGGCAGTAAAATCGAGGGCATTGGCCGTCCGAGAGTCGAGCCTAGCTTTATTCCCGGTGTCATTGACGAAATGCGCAGCATACCCGATGCAGCGAGTATCGCTACTATTCATTGGCTCAAGAATATCATTGGTCGCAAAGTCGGAGCCTCTACGGGGACAAACCTGTATGGTGCTCTACAACTTGCTAGCGAAATGAAAACGAAAGGCCAGCGCGGTTCTATTGTTACCTTGCTTTGTGATAGCGGTGAACGCTACTTAGATACTTATTACAATTCAGAGTGGATAAAACAGAACATCGGCAACTTAGAAGGCTACCCTAAGAAACTCCAAGAGTTTGAAGTTTCTGGGTTGCTGACCGCATAG
- a CDS encoding Lrp/AsnC family transcriptional regulator, with the protein MLTEGRKVELDKVDRTILSLLQKDGTLSLNDLAEAVNLTTTPCWKRLKKLEDSGVIDKRVALLNPDQLDLSFTAFVLVKTRDHSHEWYTGFVDKVSEFPEVMEFYRMAGEYDYMMKVQVKDIKKFDEFYKKLVNSVDGITNVTSTFAMEPLKYTTALPI; encoded by the coding sequence ATGTTAACTGAGGGTAGAAAAGTGGAGCTAGATAAAGTCGATCGCACCATATTGTCACTTTTACAAAAAGACGGCACGTTGTCACTGAATGACTTAGCAGAGGCTGTAAATCTTACCACAACTCCCTGCTGGAAGAGATTAAAAAAATTAGAAGATTCAGGTGTTATTGATAAGCGTGTCGCGTTATTGAATCCAGATCAGTTAGATCTTTCCTTTACGGCATTTGTATTAGTGAAAACTCGTGACCACTCCCATGAATGGTATACAGGGTTTGTCGATAAGGTGTCAGAGTTTCCTGAAGTTATGGAGTTTTACCGTATGGCTGGTGAGTACGACTACATGATGAAAGTTCAGGTGAAAGACATTAAAAAATTCGACGAGTTCTATAAGAAACTCGTTAATAGTGTCGATGGTATTACTAATGTCACGTCGACATTTGCGATGGAGCCGCTGAAGTACACCACCGCTCTGCCAATTTGA
- the tesB gene encoding acyl-CoA thioesterase II — protein MSRPLDELLDLLQLEQLEEELFRGQSENLGLPQVYGGQVIGQALSAARYTVPSDRAVHSFHSYFLYKGDPNKPIIYDVDNLRDGTSFSTRRVKAIQYGKPIFYLTASYHIHEKGFEHQNSMPNVPGPENFASETDLAAKIADKLPPQVQKIFCGEKPIEIRPVVVVNPLKPHEEQPKQYLWIRSNGSMPDDLLVHQYLLAYASDWGFLVTALHPHKVSLLTPKFQIATIDHSMWYHRPFKMNDWLLYAIESPNASATRGLVRGEIYNRNGELVATAVQEGVMRFSKSK, from the coding sequence ATGAGCCGACCATTGGATGAACTATTAGATCTTTTGCAACTTGAACAGCTAGAAGAAGAGCTATTCAGAGGCCAGAGTGAAAACTTAGGGTTACCTCAAGTTTACGGGGGGCAAGTGATTGGTCAAGCCCTATCAGCTGCACGTTACACTGTACCGTCAGACCGAGCTGTTCATTCGTTTCATAGCTACTTTCTTTACAAAGGCGATCCCAATAAACCGATTATATACGACGTCGATAACCTAAGAGACGGCACAAGCTTTAGCACTCGCCGTGTCAAAGCCATTCAGTATGGAAAGCCGATATTTTACCTAACTGCTTCCTACCACATTCACGAAAAAGGATTTGAGCACCAAAACTCAATGCCAAATGTGCCAGGGCCGGAAAACTTTGCCTCAGAAACCGATCTTGCGGCAAAGATTGCCGATAAATTGCCGCCACAAGTGCAAAAGATATTCTGCGGTGAAAAACCGATTGAAATTCGCCCTGTGGTAGTAGTTAATCCATTAAAGCCTCATGAAGAACAGCCGAAACAATATTTGTGGATTCGCTCAAACGGCTCTATGCCAGATGACCTACTCGTCCATCAATATTTGCTCGCCTATGCTTCTGATTGGGGCTTTCTAGTTACTGCACTTCACCCGCACAAAGTGTCACTACTCACTCCGAAGTTTCAGATAGCAACAATAGATCACTCCATGTGGTATCACAGACCTTTTAAGATGAATGACTGGCTTTTATATGCAATTGAAAGCCCAAATGCATCGGCAACACGTGGGCTTGTAAGAGGTGAAATATACAATCGCAACGGTGAGTTAGTCGCGACTGCAGTTCAAGAAGGCGTCATGCGCTTTAGTAAGAGCAAATAG